Part of the Chlamydiales bacterium genome is shown below.
TAATCTCATCTTTTTTTGCAGCAAACGCCGTAAATCTCTGCTGGTATTCAGGAGTGAGCTTATTGTAACGGCTGAGCAGTGTCGGATAGAAGAGAGAGAGCTCTATAGCTTTTGAAAAAAGATCTTCTGCTTCGTAGGATCTAGCGATGCGTTGCACCTCTTCATTGTAGTCTTGAATCTCCTTCTCAGAAAGCGGAGTATCAATAGCCCATCCCTTAGAAACAGCTTTAGAGTAGGCAAACTCTGCCGAATAGCGCTCTTGGTCGCTTACCCCATTGATCTTCACATCAGAGAGAAGCTTCACCCAAGCGGCTGCGCTGAGCATGTAGTTAAAAGGAAGAGCCCACTCGTGGGGCTTCTCGTTATCGACCAGGTAGAGTTCAGCAAAGAACAGAAACATGGGAGCTACAAAAATAGGCTCACCCGAGAAGAAGAATTCGGCTACTGCGAGGATAACGATGAGACCAAGAAGAACCATGCCGCAAGCGAGGGCGTCCATTCCTGCTGCGCTGAGGTGCTGCCAGGAGTGGTTTCTAAGCGTTTCAGCGGCCTTATCATCTTCCTGACAGAGACTCTCGATTCCTCTGTAGGCTGCCATGCAGATGTGATAGGCGAGGCCCGTGGGGGCGATGATCACCGTGCCAAGGCCGTAGATTCCACGGCCTATGCCCAGAAAGAGCTCTGGACACTCAAGAGGAGGCTCTTCTCCTCTTAAAACAGAGGTAGCTGCAGTCACGGGATCGCTACTTAAAAATTTAGAACCTTGGTACAGGTACTCCGCTGTAAGTGATACTGCCATGCAACGATCCTCAATTTAAAGTGGTCCTAAATTATAACAAAAATCTGTATTTCAGAGAGAATAAAATAGAAAATATTACGAGCTTAATAGGGCTGAACTCTACGGGATGAGATATATTAAATTTTTCATGGGTGATAATTTATTTTTGACCAAAAATCTATTGAGAATTAGCCTAATTCGATTCATGATTTGCTCTTAAAAAAGAGGTCGCTTGAAAGAGAATATTTTAGGAATTATTTTTGACTGCGATGGGACGCTGGTCGACACGGAGCATGCTCACTTTTTAAGCTGGCAGAAGGCTGTGCATAAACGGGGGATGCCCTTCTCGAAAGAGGAGTATGCGCCATTTGCGGGCAATAATGCGATTCACGTCTCTCGCAAGCTGCAGGAGAAGCTGCCGACGGACTCTCCCGAGGCGATCTACCACGACAAGCACCAGGCCTATCAAGAGTTTCATAAAAGCGGAATCCCCTTAATCGAGCGCACGGTTCGCTTTCTGCGTGTGCTCATCGAAAGAAGAGAGGAGCTTCAGATCAAGCTTGCGGTGGCCTCTGCAGCACCTAAACGAGAGCTGCTAAACAACCTCGAGCATCTGGGGCTCACACACGCCTTTGAAGCGATCGTTTCAGGCGAGGATGATCTTTCGCATATTTCCGATCCAGAAGGCGTGAATAAGCCTAAGCCCTACATCTACCTGCATACAGCAGGGCTTCTCGGCCTTAAGCCTTCGCGCTGCGTGGCATTTGAAGATAGCCGCACAGGCGTGCTTGCAGCTGTCAGTGCAGGTCTTATCACCTTTGCTGTTCCGAACGCCTATACAAGCCAGCACGACCTTTCAAGCGCAACATTTCTGATCGACCCTCAAGCGGAGATCGATGT
Proteins encoded:
- a CDS encoding HAD family phosphatase — translated: MKENILGIIFDCDGTLVDTEHAHFLSWQKAVHKRGMPFSKEEYAPFAGNNAIHVSRKLQEKLPTDSPEAIYHDKHQAYQEFHKSGIPLIERTVRFLRVLIERREELQIKLAVASAAPKRELLNNLEHLGLTHAFEAIVSGEDDLSHISDPEGVNKPKPYIYLHTAGLLGLKPSRCVAFEDSRTGVLAAVSAGLITFAVPNAYTSQHDLSSATFLIDPQAEIDVDEFFRKVRSRIN